From the genome of Miscanthus floridulus cultivar M001 chromosome 10, ASM1932011v1, whole genome shotgun sequence, one region includes:
- the LOC136485623 gene encoding uncharacterized protein has translation MPLSDQETPGCSSRTALDPVTDTAGEALDEKRQRTTASINNTAAVAVPWAFILADILGVVLRFLPCLADRSAVRSVCRHWRAAAQGHSLPPPLPLLVLPRLRFFSFSTQGAVVAMRRVWMPEEVATGHVGCVGSSEGWLLVARPCEDATGCERFLLNALSHNVVRLPRLHAPYCTTSGEHPWTANDDPTLYSRSLDHVVLSAPPGSATKCIVAGFSYRRPVPGLSDWRGLPGITLWQPGMKTWYVYQSRWVAWLSDLVFHQGKLYMLRRSWHTIQSPLLLAFTLGEDEHGVNVSGLEHRVTMPPFPRPGPANWAARCNLVQWRGRLVVIIRYVDSYISFSHTEKVDVFALDLSIDPCGVTEIRSFDGDCVFVDLCRCTSFPAGSYEGVQGDSIYFIDKYKKDDLPSYVTTVYNMRDGTVKPFTAELLSGNPAEDKLASPVWMFPPE, from the exons ATGCCTTTATCGGATCAAGAAACCCCGGGGTGCAGCTCCCGGACGGCTTTGGATCCCGTCACCGACACCGCCG GCGAAGCGCTCGACGAAAAGCGGCAAAGGACGACGGCAAGCATCAACAACACAGCGGCTGTGGCGGTGCCGTGGGCGTTCATTCTGGCGGACATTCTGGGCGTCGTACTCCGCTTCCTGCCCTGCCTCGCCGACCGCTCTGCCGTGCGGTCCGTGTGCCGGCACTGGCGTGCCGCCGCGCAGGGGCACAGCCTGCCGCCACCGCTACCGCTCCTCGTGCTCCCCAGGCTCAGGTTCTTCAGCTTTTCCACCCAGGGGGCAGTCGTCGCTATGCGCCGCGTGTGGATGCCTGAGGAGGTGGCCACCGGCCATGTCGGCTGCGTGGGATCTTCGGAAGGATGGCTTCTTGTGGCGAGACCCTGCGAAGATGCCACCGGCTGCGAGCGCTTCCTGTTGAACGCGCTCTCTCATAATGTCGTCCGTCTGCCCCGTCTGCATGCTCCCTACTGCACCACCTCTGGTGAGCACCCCTGGACTGCCAACGATGACCCCACGCTGTATTCAAGGTCACTCGACCACGTTGTGCTATCTGCTCCGCCTGGCTCGGCGACCAAGTGCATAGTGGCTGGCTTCTCCTACCGCAGGCCTGTGCCTGGGCTCTCAGATTGGCGCGGCTTGCCTGGGATTACGCTGTGGCAGCCAGGGATGAAGACCTGGTACGTCTACCAATCTCGCTGGGTTGCCTGGTTGAGTGACCTTGTGTTCCACCAGGGGAAACTCTACATGCTCCGCAGGTCCTGGCACACCATCCAATCACCATTGCTCTTGGCTTTTACACTCGGGGAAGATGAACATGGGGTCAATGTCTCTGGCCTTGAGCATCGAGTGACTATGCCGCCGTTCCCCCGTCCCGGCCCTGCGAACTGGGCAGCGAGGTGCAACTTGGTGCAATGGCGTGGCCGGCTGGTGGTGATAATAAGATATGTGGATTCTTACATATCGTTCTCCCATACTGAGAAGGTTGATGTGTTTGCATTGGACCTCAGCATAGACCCTTGTGGTGTCACTGAGATCCGCAGCTTCGATGGCGATTGTGTCTTTGTCGATCTATGCCGCTGCACTTCCTTTCCTGCCGGCTCGTATGAGGGTGTCCAAGGTGACTCTATCTACTTTATCGATAAGTACAAGAAGGACGACCTGCCTAGTTATGTGACAACTGTGTACAACATGAGAGATGGTACAGTGAAGCCCTTCACTGCTGAGTTATTGTCGGGTAACCCAGCAGAGGACAAGCTCGCGAGCCCAGTGTGGATGTTCCCTCCCGAATGA